In Phycisphaerales bacterium, the following proteins share a genomic window:
- a CDS encoding TolC family protein — protein sequence MSRGVPAPLEHADVASTAIDATSPALPVEGPVGLADLWDLARRFNPRLAAARSGVGVAAGRALQSSLYPNPTVEVSSEEVPFGPGVLNEGSSVLSITQPIVIGSRLDAGREAARAEQAVTEAEVEVVEREVLGEVALLHNRLVTIRETSRLYASLADLAEQTLASAQARFEARAAPRTEVTKAEIEVYRIRLLRTRLDKEQSAAAVQLSLAIGGAAVDVARLEGSLDTSPRAINLREFESQLRRDHPALRAADREIDAADARLQAMKAERTPDLDVHAGVGYRGESNEPIYELGVGMTLPLWDDRRGEILAGRYGLMQARQHRKALETELLSRLAATHGEYEASRVQLEAVRMQILPAAEQAFEQTTEAYRGGHASFLDVLDAQRTLTEARTTAIEFSGEVAAVRARLFQIVGAADLLIPAVDAPSPERQESLPTEPRHGAED from the coding sequence GTGAGCCGCGGAGTGCCGGCGCCGCTGGAACACGCAGACGTTGCTTCGACGGCGATCGATGCCACTTCGCCAGCACTCCCCGTCGAGGGACCTGTCGGCCTGGCTGATCTGTGGGACCTGGCCCGGCGATTCAATCCGCGCCTGGCCGCAGCCCGAAGCGGTGTCGGAGTCGCGGCGGGTCGAGCGCTGCAATCTTCGCTCTATCCCAACCCCACGGTCGAGGTTTCGTCAGAAGAAGTTCCCTTCGGGCCGGGCGTGCTCAACGAAGGGTCCAGCGTCCTGAGCATCACGCAGCCGATCGTGATCGGCAGCCGCCTCGATGCCGGGCGCGAGGCGGCGCGCGCCGAGCAGGCCGTGACCGAGGCTGAGGTGGAAGTCGTCGAACGGGAGGTGCTGGGCGAAGTGGCCCTGCTGCACAATCGTCTGGTGACGATCCGCGAGACGAGCCGCTTGTATGCGAGCCTTGCCGACCTGGCCGAGCAGACGCTTGCGTCGGCCCAGGCTCGCTTTGAAGCGCGCGCAGCGCCGCGCACGGAAGTGACGAAGGCGGAGATCGAGGTATACCGCATTCGGCTGCTTCGCACCCGGCTGGACAAGGAGCAGTCCGCAGCAGCGGTGCAGCTGTCGCTGGCCATCGGCGGGGCGGCGGTCGACGTGGCGCGGCTCGAAGGATCCCTTGACACCTCGCCACGAGCGATCAATCTCCGTGAATTCGAATCTCAGCTGCGGCGCGACCATCCCGCGCTCCGGGCGGCTGATCGCGAGATCGACGCAGCCGACGCGCGCCTGCAGGCCATGAAGGCGGAGCGCACTCCCGATCTGGATGTGCATGCCGGCGTGGGCTACCGCGGCGAGAGCAACGAGCCGATCTATGAACTGGGGGTCGGGATGACGCTGCCCCTCTGGGACGATCGGCGAGGCGAGATTCTCGCAGGTCGCTACGGACTCATGCAGGCGAGGCAGCACCGCAAGGCGCTGGAGACCGAATTGCTCAGCCGGCTTGCGGCGACGCACGGCGAGTACGAAGCATCGCGCGTCCAATTGGAGGCGGTGCGAATGCAGATCCTGCCCGCAGCCGAACAGGCATTCGAGCAGACCACCGAAGCGTACCGCGGCGGACATGCGTCGTTTCTCGATGTCCTCGATGCTCAGCGAACGCTCACTGAAGCGCGCACGACGGCGATCGAGTTCAGCGGCGAAGTCGCCGCAGTGCGGGCGCGTTTGTTTCAAATTGTCGGCGCTGCCGACCTGCTGATTCCCGCAGTCGATGCGCCATCGCCCGAAAGACAAGAGTCATTACCCACAGAGCCCCGGCACGGGGCGGAGGACTGA